One stretch of Croceibacterium atlanticum DNA includes these proteins:
- a CDS encoding NAD(P)/FAD-dependent oxidoreductase: MSESHVVVLGAGLGGTIAAYEIRQALRGKARVTVVNKGEDYWFVPSNPWVAVGWREPEAIRVHLPPVMEKHGIAFTGAGARKVDPENNRIELNDDSIIEYDYLIIATGPELAFDEIEGFGPEGFTQSVCETPHAKAAHDAFEELCKNPRPIVVGAVQGASCYGPAYETAMILDTELKRRKIRDKVPMTFITPEPYIGHLGLDGVGDTKSLLESEMRDRHIKWITNAKVTSVEDGVCHVEEVNEDGSTKTTHDLDFGWAMMLPAFRGVKALMGIEGLVNPRGFVITDKHQRNPKYPNVFGLGVCIAIPPVGPTPLPVGVPKTGFMIESMVTAIAENLKEILNGAEPTHEASWNAICLADFGDGGVAFVAIPQIPPRNTNWASEGKWVHLAKIGFEKYFLRKVRRGESEPFYEKLALHVLGVKKLRFD; encoded by the coding sequence ATGAGCGAGTCGCATGTCGTCGTGCTGGGCGCCGGCCTGGGTGGCACAATCGCAGCCTACGAGATACGCCAGGCATTGCGCGGCAAGGCGCGCGTCACCGTGGTCAACAAGGGCGAAGATTACTGGTTCGTCCCGTCCAATCCCTGGGTAGCCGTGGGCTGGCGCGAACCGGAGGCGATCCGCGTCCATCTGCCGCCGGTCATGGAAAAGCACGGCATCGCCTTTACCGGCGCCGGTGCGCGCAAGGTCGATCCGGAAAACAACCGCATCGAACTCAATGATGATTCAATAATCGAATATGATTACCTGATCATCGCCACCGGGCCGGAACTCGCTTTCGACGAAATCGAAGGTTTCGGCCCCGAAGGCTTCACCCAGTCCGTGTGCGAAACGCCTCATGCCAAGGCGGCGCATGACGCGTTCGAGGAACTGTGCAAGAACCCCCGCCCGATCGTGGTCGGCGCCGTGCAGGGCGCCTCCTGCTATGGCCCGGCATATGAAACCGCCATGATCCTCGACACCGAACTGAAGCGACGGAAAATCCGCGACAAGGTGCCGATGACCTTCATCACGCCCGAACCCTATATCGGCCATCTGGGGCTGGACGGCGTTGGCGACACCAAGAGCCTGCTGGAAAGCGAAATGCGCGACCGGCACATCAAGTGGATCACCAATGCCAAGGTGACGAGCGTGGAAGACGGCGTCTGCCATGTCGAGGAAGTCAATGAGGACGGATCGACCAAGACCACGCATGATCTGGATTTCGGCTGGGCCATGATGCTGCCCGCATTCCGCGGCGTGAAGGCGCTGATGGGCATAGAAGGCCTGGTCAATCCGCGCGGCTTCGTGATTACCGATAAGCATCAGCGCAATCCGAAATATCCGAATGTCTTCGGCCTCGGCGTTTGCATAGCCATTCCGCCCGTGGGCCCCACCCCGCTGCCTGTCGGCGTGCCCAAGACCGGCTTCATGATCGAAAGCATGGTAACCGCCATCGCGGAGAACCTGAAAGAGATCCTGAACGGCGCGGAACCGACGCATGAAGCGTCGTGGAACGCGATCTGCCTGGCCGATTTCGGCGATGGCGGCGTGGCCTTTGTCGCCATACCGCAGATCCCGCCGCGCAACACCAACTGGGCAAGCGAAGGCAAGTGGGTCCATCTCGCCAAGATCGGATTCGAAAAATACTTCCTGCGCAAGGTGCGCCGGGGCGAAAGCGAACCCTTCTACGAAAAGCTTGCCCTGCATGTGCTGGGCGTGAAGAAACTGCGTTTCGACTGA
- a CDS encoding efflux RND transporter permease subunit — MSLGISGNLTRASINSPLTPLALLAAILVGLLATMTIPREEEPQISVPMVDIQVAAPGLSASDAVELVAKPLETIVKSIDGVEHVYTQAEDNGVMVTARFLVGSDAEDAAIRVDEKIAANIDRIPVGIPPPMVTVRGINDVPIVVLTLSPRPDAHGNWTDQSLYQLASRLRTEIAKVDNVGLTFLVGGQEQAIRVVPDPAKLAARQVPLSSVIEATSQANRAFPVGTVREEGVAATVIAGESLRTADEVGSLKVRSVNGGQVLLRDVARVSEEPMQDQARAWRWAKHGAEGEEGGTWAMTPAVSLAVAKRAGANAVNVSDSIVERVEALQGSLIPDTVEVSVTRNYGETANEKANELLFHLALATISIVILIGFAIGWREAGVTAIVIPTTILLTMFASNIMGFTINRVSLFALIFSIGILVDDAIVMIENIARHWAMNDGRSRQQAAIEAVAEVGNPTIVATLTVVAALLPMLFVSGLMGPYMAPIPINASAAMVFSFFVAVIIAPWLMIRFARKTLAHGHGEDEHGGKLGALYGRVASRVIATRKGAWRFLIGVGIATLIACSMFYFKAVTVKLLPFDNKSEVQLVVDMPEGTSLEATSGVLERAAAVVRSVPEVEAMEAYAGTSAPFNFNGLVRHYFLRAKPWMGDLMVTLAEKGERSRSSHEIAVDLREKLAALQLPEGSSIKVVETPPGPPVLATLLAEIYGPDEATRRATAEQVEAIFEEVPFIVDVDNSFGEPSPQLRLLPDRDRIDHYNLSERQVFDSIGALLGDTVVGYAPQDQGRDPLPIQLSLDQSQRSWSQALGATPVAVAQGPAGPQLIRLDQVVDASMGEGEQAIFRRDGRGAAMVQAELAGRYEAPIYGMLAVNEAIDNFDWAAAGLQKPEIALNGQPQDEQHTTLLWDGEWEITWVTFRDMGAAFMVALLAIYVLVVGQFQNFKLPLVILTPIPLTLVGIVLGHMLFGAPFTATSMIGFIALAGIIVRNSILLVDFIRHARTPEKSLRDILLEAGMIRFKPIVLTAAAAMIGAAVILTDPIFQGLAISLLFGLASSTLLTVLVIPAIYVVLRDDERPMTLAGAGRSGDE; from the coding sequence ATGAGCCTGGGCATATCGGGCAATCTGACGCGGGCGTCGATCAATTCGCCCCTGACGCCGCTCGCCCTGCTGGCGGCGATCCTTGTCGGCCTGCTGGCGACGATGACGATCCCGCGCGAGGAAGAACCGCAGATCAGCGTGCCGATGGTCGATATCCAGGTCGCCGCGCCCGGCCTTTCGGCCAGCGATGCGGTGGAACTGGTGGCCAAGCCGCTGGAGACGATCGTCAAGAGCATTGACGGGGTGGAGCATGTCTACACCCAGGCAGAAGATAATGGCGTGATGGTCACGGCGCGCTTCCTGGTCGGTTCCGACGCGGAAGACGCCGCAATTCGCGTGGACGAAAAGATCGCCGCGAATATCGACCGCATCCCGGTTGGCATTCCGCCGCCCATGGTGACGGTGCGCGGGATCAATGACGTGCCGATCGTGGTGCTGACGCTCAGCCCCAGGCCGGATGCGCACGGCAACTGGACCGATCAGTCGCTCTATCAGCTTGCTTCCCGTTTGCGGACGGAGATTGCCAAGGTCGACAATGTCGGCCTGACCTTCCTGGTCGGCGGTCAGGAACAGGCGATCCGTGTCGTGCCCGATCCGGCGAAGCTGGCAGCCCGGCAGGTGCCGCTTTCCAGCGTGATCGAGGCGACCAGCCAGGCCAATCGCGCCTTCCCGGTGGGAACAGTGCGCGAAGAGGGCGTGGCTGCCACGGTCATTGCCGGGGAATCCCTGCGCACGGCGGATGAGGTCGGCAGCCTGAAGGTCCGCTCCGTCAATGGGGGGCAGGTGCTGCTTCGTGATGTTGCCCGCGTGAGCGAGGAGCCCATGCAGGACCAGGCCCGTGCCTGGCGCTGGGCGAAACATGGCGCCGAAGGCGAAGAGGGCGGCACATGGGCGATGACACCCGCCGTCAGCCTGGCCGTTGCCAAGCGGGCCGGCGCCAATGCGGTCAATGTCTCGGATTCGATCGTGGAACGGGTCGAGGCGCTGCAGGGATCGCTGATCCCCGACACGGTCGAAGTCAGCGTCACCCGGAATTACGGCGAGACTGCGAACGAAAAAGCCAACGAGCTGCTGTTCCACCTCGCACTGGCGACCATTTCGATCGTCATATTGATCGGTTTCGCGATTGGCTGGCGGGAAGCGGGCGTGACGGCCATCGTCATCCCGACCACGATCCTGCTGACCATGTTCGCATCGAACATCATGGGCTTCACCATCAACCGCGTCAGCCTGTTCGCGCTGATCTTTTCAATCGGCATATTGGTGGACGATGCGATCGTCATGATAGAGAATATCGCCCGCCACTGGGCGATGAATGATGGCCGCAGCCGCCAGCAGGCCGCGATCGAGGCGGTGGCCGAAGTCGGCAACCCCACCATCGTCGCCACGCTGACCGTGGTGGCGGCGCTGCTGCCCATGCTGTTCGTGTCCGGCCTGATGGGCCCCTATATGGCGCCAATCCCGATCAACGCTTCCGCGGCGATGGTCTTTTCCTTCTTCGTGGCGGTAATCATCGCGCCCTGGCTGATGATCCGCTTCGCCCGCAAGACGCTGGCGCATGGCCATGGCGAGGATGAACATGGCGGGAAGCTGGGCGCGCTCTATGGGCGGGTCGCCTCCCGCGTCATCGCCACGCGCAAGGGAGCATGGCGTTTCCTGATCGGCGTTGGCATCGCCACGCTGATTGCCTGCTCCATGTTCTACTTCAAGGCGGTGACGGTGAAGCTGCTGCCCTTCGACAATAAGAGCGAAGTGCAGCTGGTGGTCGACATGCCCGAAGGCACCAGCCTGGAAGCGACTTCTGGCGTGCTGGAACGCGCGGCCGCCGTGGTTCGCTCCGTCCCCGAAGTGGAGGCGATGGAAGCCTATGCCGGCACATCCGCGCCGTTCAATTTCAACGGGCTGGTGCGGCATTATTTCCTGCGCGCCAAGCCGTGGATGGGCGATTTGATGGTGACACTGGCGGAAAAGGGGGAACGGTCCCGCTCCAGCCACGAAATCGCGGTGGATCTGCGGGAGAAACTGGCCGCGTTGCAATTGCCGGAAGGCAGTTCGATCAAGGTCGTGGAAACCCCGCCGGGCCCGCCCGTGCTGGCGACGCTGCTGGCCGAGATCTACGGCCCGGATGAGGCGACGCGCCGCGCAACCGCCGAACAGGTGGAGGCGATCTTCGAGGAAGTGCCCTTCATCGTCGATGTCGATAACAGCTTTGGCGAACCGTCGCCGCAATTGCGCCTGCTGCCCGATCGCGACCGGATCGACCATTACAACCTGTCCGAAAGGCAGGTCTTCGATTCCATCGGCGCCCTGCTGGGCGATACGGTGGTCGGCTATGCACCGCAGGACCAGGGCCGCGATCCGTTGCCGATCCAGCTTTCGCTCGACCAGTCGCAGCGCAGCTGGAGCCAGGCCCTGGGCGCAACGCCCGTGGCCGTGGCGCAGGGACCGGCCGGGCCGCAACTGATCCGGCTGGATCAGGTCGTCGATGCCAGCATGGGCGAAGGCGAACAGGCCATTTTCCGCCGCGATGGGCGCGGTGCGGCGATGGTGCAGGCCGAACTCGCCGGACGTTACGAAGCGCCGATCTACGGCATGTTGGCCGTGAACGAGGCGATCGACAATTTCGACTGGGCGGCGGCCGGGCTGCAAAAACCGGAAATCGCCCTGAATGGCCAGCCGCAGGACGAACAGCACACTACCCTGCTCTGGGATGGCGAATGGGAAATCACCTGGGTGACATTCCGCGACATGGGCGCTGCCTTCATGGTGGCCCTGCTGGCCATCTATGTGCTGGTTGTCGGGCAATTCCAGAATTTCAAATTGCCGCTGGTGATCCTGACCCCGATCCCGCTGACCCTGGTGGGCATCGTGCTGGGGCACATGCTGTTCGGCGCGCCCTTCACCGCCACCAGCATGATCGGTTTCATCGCCCTGGCGGGTATTATCGTGCGCAATTCCATCCTGCTGGTGGATTTCATCCGCCATGCGCGCACGCCTGAAAAATCGCTGCGCGACATCCTGCTGGAAGCCGGCATGATCCGTTTCAAGCCGATCGTGCTGACGGCGGCGGCGGCGATGATCGGCGCGGCGGTGATCCTGACCGATCCGATTTTCCAGGGCCTGGCCATTTCGCTGTTGTTCGGCCTTGCCAGCTCGACCTTGCTGACCGTGCTGGTCATCCCGGCTATCTATGTCGTCCTGCGCGATGACGAACGGCCGATGACGCTGGCCGGCGCAGGGAGGAGCGGAGATGAGTGA
- a CDS encoding efflux RND transporter periplasmic adaptor subunit — MRISTRIAVAMLALAPLSACGESAPEQAEAEAPTGPVLVLKETDAARWTSVSAEVSTVDQAQAIARIPGILTTLSVGEGDYVKKGQVIGRIVDSQLGYQGSAYGAQAAAAQAQAVAAQAELDRAKYLHDNGVYSKARLEQARAAAEAAQAQVRAAKAQQQAVGAVAGQGAVVAPATGRVLAADIPAGSAVAPGMPIATITSGPVVLRLDLPESLAEEVNVGSSVIAEGIAGQDGSLRGTITRVYPSVTAGQVRADARIAGLDSKLIGRRVAARVESGAHKALLVPENYVTTRFGVDYVSLRSEDGQIATVPVQTAPSGEEGMVEILSGVSAGDTIVATGSGAEE; from the coding sequence ATGCGCATTTCGACGAGGATCGCCGTGGCCATGCTGGCCCTTGCCCCGCTTTCGGCCTGCGGCGAATCCGCGCCCGAACAGGCAGAGGCGGAGGCGCCTACGGGCCCGGTGCTGGTTCTGAAGGAAACGGACGCGGCCCGCTGGACATCGGTCAGCGCGGAAGTTTCGACCGTTGACCAGGCGCAGGCCATTGCCCGGATACCCGGAATTCTCACCACGCTCTCCGTCGGAGAAGGCGATTATGTGAAGAAGGGGCAGGTGATCGGCCGCATCGTCGATAGCCAGCTCGGCTATCAGGGCAGCGCCTATGGCGCGCAGGCCGCAGCCGCCCAGGCGCAGGCCGTCGCCGCCCAGGCGGAATTGGACCGCGCTAAATATCTCCATGACAATGGCGTCTATTCCAAGGCGCGGCTGGAACAGGCGAGGGCCGCTGCCGAAGCGGCGCAGGCGCAGGTCCGTGCGGCCAAGGCGCAGCAGCAGGCAGTCGGCGCCGTTGCCGGGCAGGGTGCCGTCGTGGCCCCTGCGACGGGCCGCGTCCTGGCAGCGGATATTCCAGCCGGATCGGCTGTCGCGCCGGGCATGCCGATTGCCACCATAACATCCGGCCCGGTCGTGCTGCGGCTCGACCTGCCGGAATCCCTCGCGGAAGAGGTGAATGTCGGTTCTTCGGTGATCGCTGAAGGGATTGCCGGGCAGGATGGCTCGCTGCGTGGAACGATTACGCGGGTCTATCCCTCGGTCACCGCCGGGCAGGTGCGCGCCGATGCGCGGATCGCCGGGCTGGACAGCAAGCTTATCGGCAGGCGCGTTGCCGCGCGGGTGGAAAGCGGGGCACACAAGGCGCTGCTTGTTCCTGAAAATTACGTCACCACGCGATTTGGCGTGGATTACGTGTCCTTGCGCAGCGAGGACGGCCAGATCGCCACCGTGCCCGTCCAGACAGCCCCTTCGGGCGAGGAAGGCATGGTGGAAATCCTGTCCGGCGTGTCGGCGGGTGATACGATCGTCGCCACGGGATCCGGAGCCGAAGAATGA
- a CDS encoding YgaP family membrane protein: MNLDRAVMAFAGIVVLASAILSITVHPWWIALTIFAGLNMLQASFTGFCPAAMVFRALGVRQGTAFR; this comes from the coding sequence ATGAATCTCGACCGTGCCGTTATGGCCTTTGCCGGCATCGTTGTGCTGGCCAGCGCGATCCTCTCCATTACCGTCCACCCCTGGTGGATCGCTCTCACCATCTTTGCCGGTTTGAACATGCTGCAGGCCAGCTTCACCGGCTTTTGCCCGGCGGCGATGGTCTTCCGCGCGCTGGGCGTGCGGCAGG
- a CDS encoding rhodanese-like domain-containing protein, with protein MFGFGKRAKRRDVTPEELQSMIQRGQACVVDVREPAEFADGHVPGAINLPLSRFDAARLPDTDPCNVVLICAGGIRSAQALRQCADTGVDAHLAGGMRAWMKAGMPVEG; from the coding sequence ATGTTCGGATTCGGCAAGCGGGCAAAACGCCGGGATGTCACCCCGGAAGAGCTTCAATCCATGATCCAGCGCGGTCAGGCCTGCGTGGTGGATGTGCGTGAACCGGCCGAGTTCGCCGATGGCCATGTGCCCGGCGCGATCAATTTGCCGCTTTCGCGCTTCGACGCCGCGCGGCTTCCCGATACGGATCCCTGCAATGTCGTGCTGATCTGCGCCGGCGGCATCCGGTCGGCCCAGGCGCTCCGTCAATGTGCGGATACCGGCGTGGATGCGCATCTTGCAGGTGGTATGCGGGCATGGATGAAGGCCGGCATGCCGGTGGAAGGCTGA